A window of the Flavobacterium sangjuense genome harbors these coding sequences:
- a CDS encoding bifunctional UDP-N-acetylmuramoyl-tripeptide:D-alanyl-D-alanine ligase/alanine racemase: protein MILTIRNIVPIIKAQWVGQNNTAIIEYISIDSRSLQNDENTLFFAISGPNHDGHSYIEELIQKGVQHFVVTKIPSTVTGKANFLVVENTLDALQKFAAFYRSQFDFPVIGITGSNGKTIIKEWLNFLLSPDYNIIRSPKSYNSQVGVPLSILGINEKHNLGIFEAGISMTLEMEKLQKIIQPTIGILSNIGSAHDEGFSSVAEKIKEKLKLFVSVNVLILNKNKTICAFVNPKIKIFSWCSDDKSADVFITKKNIGELTELQVTYREDTFPITIPFQDQASVENAIHCMMVMLYFGYNHNVIQTRMAHLYPVEMRLKVKNGIYNCTLIDDSYSSDFQSLKIALDFLENQKQHKKKTIILSDIFQSGLSNEALYSQVSQLIISNKITRVIGIGETISQFKNKFINCDTFQNVAEFTNAFENLNFENETILIKGARDFNFEKIVSLLEEKTHETVLEINLNAIGHNLSFYKSKLKPKTKMMVMVKAFGYGNGGFEIAQLLEHHKVDYLGVAFADEGISLKNAGITVPIMVLNPETTSFSAIIQHHLEPEIYSVKGLKAFLKIAEQKKLKHFPIHIKIDTGMHRLGFEEENLQDLIAILKGNETVQIKSILSHMATSDDLKHDAFSKSQIALFEKLSSQLQTELNIKPIRHILNTSGITNYPEAQYDMVRLGIGLYGISNDAEEQKELENVGTLKSVISQIRTIDANESVGYGRRFIAEKETKIATIPIGYADGIRRSWGNGVGYVVINHKQAKIVGSVCMDMLMVDVTDIDCKEGNTVIIFGENPTVNFMAKQLNTIPYEILTSISQRVKRVFFRE from the coding sequence TTGATACTAACCATTCGAAATATTGTCCCAATCATCAAAGCCCAATGGGTTGGACAAAATAATACCGCTATTATTGAATATATTTCTATTGATAGTCGCTCGCTGCAAAACGATGAAAACACCTTGTTTTTTGCTATTTCAGGACCAAATCACGATGGGCATTCTTATATAGAAGAACTTATTCAGAAAGGTGTACAACACTTTGTGGTAACTAAAATTCCTTCAACTGTTACTGGTAAAGCTAATTTTTTAGTTGTTGAAAATACGCTTGATGCACTTCAGAAATTCGCCGCCTTTTATCGCAGTCAATTTGACTTTCCTGTTATCGGAATTACCGGAAGCAATGGCAAAACCATCATCAAAGAATGGCTGAATTTTCTTTTAAGCCCGGATTACAATATTATCCGAAGTCCAAAAAGTTACAACTCACAAGTTGGTGTGCCGCTTTCGATTTTAGGCATCAACGAAAAACACAATTTGGGCATATTTGAAGCCGGAATTTCCATGACTCTTGAAATGGAAAAGCTGCAGAAAATCATTCAGCCAACAATTGGAATTTTATCCAACATTGGTTCGGCTCATGATGAAGGATTTTCGAGTGTTGCTGAAAAAATCAAAGAAAAACTAAAACTTTTTGTTTCGGTAAATGTGTTGATTTTGAATAAAAACAAAACCATCTGCGCTTTTGTTAATCCGAAAATAAAGATCTTTAGTTGGTGTTCTGACGATAAAAGCGCTGATGTTTTTATTACCAAAAAAAACATAGGTGAACTAACCGAATTACAAGTTACTTATAGAGAAGACACTTTCCCGATTACGATTCCCTTTCAGGATCAGGCTTCGGTGGAAAATGCCATTCATTGCATGATGGTGATGCTGTATTTTGGATACAATCACAACGTTATTCAAACGAGAATGGCGCATTTGTATCCGGTGGAAATGCGCTTAAAAGTGAAGAACGGAATTTACAATTGTACACTTATCGACGACAGTTACAGCTCCGATTTTCAATCGCTGAAAATTGCTTTGGACTTTTTGGAAAATCAAAAACAACACAAAAAGAAAACGATTATTCTTTCGGATATTTTTCAGAGCGGCTTGAGCAATGAGGCCTTATATTCTCAGGTTTCGCAGTTGATTATTTCGAATAAAATTACGCGTGTGATTGGCATTGGTGAAACCATTTCGCAGTTTAAAAATAAATTCATCAATTGTGATACGTTTCAAAATGTAGCCGAATTTACGAATGCATTTGAGAATCTGAATTTTGAAAACGAAACCATATTAATCAAAGGCGCACGTGATTTTAATTTTGAGAAAATTGTGTCGTTGCTTGAAGAAAAGACACATGAAACTGTTTTGGAAATTAACCTCAATGCGATTGGTCATAATCTGAGTTTCTACAAATCGAAGTTAAAACCAAAAACCAAAATGATGGTAATGGTCAAAGCTTTTGGCTATGGAAATGGCGGTTTTGAAATTGCACAATTACTCGAACATCACAAAGTAGATTATCTTGGTGTGGCTTTCGCCGATGAAGGAATTTCGTTGAAAAATGCCGGAATCACGGTTCCGATTATGGTTTTAAATCCGGAAACGACAAGTTTTTCTGCGATTATTCAGCATCATTTAGAACCGGAAATTTATTCTGTAAAAGGATTGAAAGCTTTTTTGAAAATTGCCGAACAAAAAAAATTAAAGCATTTTCCAATTCATATTAAAATCGATACCGGAATGCACCGCCTGGGTTTTGAAGAAGAAAATCTACAAGATTTAATTGCCATTCTAAAAGGAAACGAAACGGTACAAATCAAAAGTATCTTATCACACATGGCAACAAGTGACGATTTGAAACACGATGCGTTTTCGAAATCGCAAATTGCCTTATTTGAAAAATTGTCTTCACAACTGCAAACGGAATTAAACATAAAACCTATTCGACATATTTTGAACACTTCCGGGATTACCAATTATCCCGAAGCACAATACGATATGGTTCGTTTAGGAATTGGATTATACGGAATTTCCAATGATGCGGAAGAACAAAAAGAACTTGAAAATGTGGGTACTTTAAAATCGGTAATTTCCCAAATCAGAACCATCGATGCAAACGAAAGCGTTGGTTACGGCCGAAGATTTATCGCCGAAAAGGAAACCAAAATTGCCACGATTCCAATTGGTTACGCCGATGGCATTAGAAGAAGTTGGGGAAATGGTGTTGGTTATGTCGTGATTAATCATAAACAAGCCAAAATTGTAGGCAGCGTTTGTATGGACATGCTGATGGTTGATGTGACTGACATTGATTGCAAGGAAGGAAATACCGTAATTATTTTTGGTGAAAACCCAACTGTGAATTTTATGGCGAAGCAATTAAACACGATTCCGTATGAAATTTTGACCAGCATCTCACAACGTGTCAAGAGAGTTTTTTTTAGAGAATAA
- a CDS encoding thymidine kinase has product MFLENTVNHKEQFGWIEVICGSMFSGKTEELIRRLKRAQFAKQKVEIFKPSIDTRYDEEMVVSHNKNEIRSSPVPAAANIRILAQGCDVVGIDEAQFFDDEIVAVCNDLANSGIRVIVAGLDMDFKGNPFGPMPALMATAEYVTKVHAVCTRTGNLAHYSFRKNDNDKLVMLGETEEYEPLSRAAYFNAIRQNMIVKDPEHLSDDPSASELAKQK; this is encoded by the coding sequence ATGTTTCTCGAAAATACAGTAAATCATAAAGAACAATTTGGTTGGATTGAAGTCATCTGCGGTTCGATGTTTTCGGGTAAAACTGAAGAGCTCATCCGAAGATTGAAAAGAGCACAATTTGCCAAACAAAAAGTGGAAATTTTCAAACCTTCCATCGATACGCGATATGATGAGGAAATGGTAGTTTCGCACAACAAAAACGAAATCCGCTCATCACCTGTTCCGGCTGCAGCCAATATTAGAATATTAGCGCAAGGTTGCGATGTGGTTGGTATAGATGAAGCGCAGTTTTTTGATGATGAAATTGTGGCGGTTTGCAATGACTTGGCAAACTCCGGCATTCGGGTAATTGTAGCAGGATTAGATATGGATTTTAAGGGAAATCCTTTCGGACCAATGCCTGCCTTAATGGCAACTGCCGAATATGTGACCAAAGTTCATGCGGTTTGTACCCGCACCGGAAACTTAGCACATTATAGTTTTAGAAAAAATGACAATGACAAATTGGTTATGCTTGGTGAAACCGAAGAATATGAACCGTTAAGCCGGGCAGCCTACTTTAATGCCATTCGTCAGAATATGATTGTAAAAGATCCCGAACATTTATCAGACGACCCGAGCGCCAGCGAATTGGCGAAGCAAAAATAA
- the mscL gene encoding large conductance mechanosensitive channel protein MscL has product MGFFSDFKASLMKGDVLSLATAVVIGGAFGKIVGSAVDDLIMPLVGLITGGIDFTSKFISLNGQTYENLETAKKAGASVMTYGNFVQAVINFVIIALFIFIVLRAAEKAKKKEEAAPAAPAGPTQEELLTQIRDLLKK; this is encoded by the coding sequence ATGGGATTTTTTAGCGATTTCAAAGCCTCTTTAATGAAAGGCGACGTGTTAAGTTTAGCTACAGCGGTAGTAATCGGTGGAGCTTTTGGAAAAATTGTAGGATCTGCCGTTGATGATCTTATTATGCCATTAGTAGGTTTAATTACGGGTGGAATTGATTTTACATCGAAATTTATTTCCTTAAATGGTCAGACTTATGAAAACTTAGAAACTGCCAAAAAAGCCGGTGCTTCGGTAATGACTTATGGAAATTTCGTTCAGGCTGTGATTAATTTTGTGATTATCGCTTTGTTTATTTTCATTGTATTAAGAGCCGCTGAAAAAGCTAAAAAGAAAGAAGAAGCTGCGCCTGCTGCTCCGGCCGGACCAACACAAGAAGAATTGCTTACACAAA